One window of the Mesotoga sp. Brook.08.105.5.1 genome contains the following:
- a CDS encoding ABC transporter ATP-binding protein, whose amino-acid sequence MKEYSVVLSNVTKVFDNSFTAVDNVSLKIEQGEFFSLLGPSGCGKTTILRMIAGFEDPTSGNITLNGKNIIGTPPNEREVNTVFQNYALFPHLSVFENIAFSLRLRKEPENEIRRKVKEMIDLTRLNGHVEKMPSQLSGGQKQRVAIARALVGNPAVLLLDEPLAALDAKLRQHMLVELDTIHDEVGITFIYVTHDQSEAMSISDHVAVMNDGEIIQLGTPFEVYESPVNAFVANFIGETNFFTGNVEKVESEYFLLVTERFGKVWFYKDMEVREGQEIQVSLRPEKVKITKDKPVVPEGAKLNVLKGVVDETIYLGNQTKYTVAIGEYYMKAFKQHVRYLLDEVIISWKDDVFVWWFADDSYVLRETGGVPVEE is encoded by the coding sequence TTGAAAGAATACTCCGTTGTCCTATCGAACGTGACGAAGGTCTTCGATAACTCCTTTACAGCTGTGGACAACGTTTCTCTTAAGATAGAACAGGGTGAGTTCTTCTCTCTTCTTGGGCCCTCCGGTTGCGGAAAGACAACTATTCTAAGAATGATAGCCGGGTTTGAGGACCCTACCTCTGGCAATATAACTCTCAATGGCAAGAACATAATTGGAACTCCTCCCAACGAACGAGAAGTAAATACCGTCTTTCAAAATTACGCACTCTTTCCTCATTTGAGTGTTTTTGAGAACATAGCCTTCAGCCTGAGACTCAGGAAGGAACCCGAGAATGAAATCCGGCGCAAGGTTAAGGAAATGATAGATCTTACCCGCCTCAACGGACACGTTGAAAAGATGCCCTCACAGCTCTCCGGAGGTCAGAAACAACGCGTGGCGATCGCAAGAGCCCTTGTGGGAAACCCTGCCGTGTTGCTGCTTGATGAACCTCTCGCCGCACTGGACGCAAAGCTTAGACAGCACATGCTCGTTGAGCTTGACACGATACATGATGAAGTGGGGATCACCTTTATATATGTGACTCATGATCAGAGCGAAGCCATGTCGATTTCCGACCATGTGGCCGTGATGAACGATGGAGAGATTATTCAGCTGGGGACTCCCTTCGAAGTCTACGAGAGCCCGGTGAATGCTTTTGTTGCTAATTTCATTGGAGAGACGAATTTCTTCACCGGGAACGTCGAGAAAGTAGAATCCGAATACTTCCTGCTGGTTACCGAGAGATTCGGAAAAGTCTGGTTCTACAAGGATATGGAAGTAAGAGAGGGGCAGGAAATACAGGTCTCATTGAGGCCCGAGAAGGTGAAGATTACAAAGGACAAACCCGTTGTCCCCGAAGGAGCCAAGCTCAACGTCTTGAAGGGAGTGGTCGACGAGACCATTTATCTTGGAAACCAGACGAAGTACACCGTAGCTATCGGCGAATACTATATGAAAGCGTTCAAGCAGCATGTTAGATATCTGCTAGACGAAGTCATCATCTCCTGGAAAGATGATGTTTTTGTCTG